One part of the Natronosalvus amylolyticus genome encodes these proteins:
- a CDS encoding tetratricopeptide repeat protein, which produces MDRLCQSPAHIRDLIDETGQARSTVHRAVNELSELDLLYRGDDGIEATIIGRFARDQLTAYLDGLDDIFAAHAVLEPLPAEADIEHDIIRDAACFLAADPTPYRPSDRMHEDLTEAKAYRALLSTVEASRTIRVLYQHVVIQGNPAEIVVSQEVFRMLRNEFPRRMTLLAEAKHFDILVGKVPPYTLGLLEHQLGTGSGSTTVHAVIHNDNGGIHGLVVNKTEHGISWATAQYEQYRNDATDRTGELIADTDGGTQTLERDGVPMIGQSLPPSLEREGFTRVDAAYFRNEPVSKPTTAWRAGLSLAEVHTGYAITRPGSGPTEESTDERRGLAAEITDELRSGDSVVVLGPPGSGKSTVCKQVACQWYEEDRGPVLYRAGNHDQSISSIDDLVATVTNADGHALVVIEDAVRPSANAIFEALEHLTHHDSVSVLLDSRESEWRDQLAPATDVSALEITYVPRIEARDCVKLVDHFERTVGRSVEVPTDRLWSVVRDEAVTDDGKTHEMLRLIHRLATYADPLAAEPTALEEEVASVYADLSADDLARSVCLLVNTLNAAGIRVNRGLCYAVAGDVRTGGEGSQYGPVDDALDQLSGRVLFPGQDGGYRIVHEEWSMVFLHHILDVEGEEEAAKQFGTVVSALLRLAEDPERYERIGQQLDGDGQVGFTPAIDESPTWADETVKAIYDLCRRRSTLTPLFGDGAHDSIDLPAACTGSIAEERPLWLGEAFLTGGYYDHAERAFERVPDTDIAGARDGLLGLARVAFKRGAYDEAISHHETGLSTARTHDDLVGEARHLKGLGLVEWRLGSYERARESFEACQECARQLGDRNLASVADANLGAIAWSQGAYERARDHFEVFLQFARDTGDRAGEATSLNNIGSVAYHQGAYDRAQSYFEESLTIRREIGYRSGEASCLNNLGLTASKRGATQEAEDFHGAALEISTTIDHSRERGHSLWGLGIVAREQEDYQAADAFFEEALETFDETGNQSYMARTKLERATLALACENLSEARKQTEEVLAVVRKLEEDHVRARCLNQLGRIAAANGNLEEATAHWQIALEEFEDRDSYDLALETLEYLVGASLEEGDTDEVSRWLERAQELLGEAPAVTSDLHSEWVDREINTIN; this is translated from the coding sequence TTGGATCGGCTGTGTCAATCACCAGCGCATATCAGGGACCTCATCGACGAAACCGGACAAGCTCGGTCGACGGTTCACCGCGCAGTCAATGAACTGAGCGAACTCGACCTCCTCTACCGAGGAGACGATGGGATCGAAGCGACGATCATCGGTCGGTTCGCCCGCGACCAATTGACTGCGTATCTCGATGGGCTCGACGATATTTTTGCGGCACACGCCGTCCTTGAACCGCTGCCTGCGGAGGCAGATATCGAGCACGACATCATCAGGGATGCAGCGTGCTTTCTGGCCGCAGACCCCACGCCTTATCGTCCGTCTGACCGGATGCACGAGGACCTGACCGAGGCCAAGGCCTATCGAGCACTGCTCTCGACAGTCGAAGCGTCCCGAACCATCAGGGTACTGTACCAACACGTCGTCATCCAAGGAAATCCAGCAGAAATCGTCGTCTCTCAGGAGGTCTTCCGGATGTTGCGAAACGAGTTCCCGCGCCGAATGACCCTCTTGGCTGAAGCGAAGCACTTTGACATCCTCGTGGGTAAGGTCCCGCCGTACACCCTCGGTCTGCTTGAGCATCAACTCGGGACGGGGAGCGGGTCAACGACAGTCCACGCCGTCATTCACAACGACAACGGTGGGATTCATGGACTGGTCGTAAACAAAACTGAGCACGGAATATCGTGGGCGACGGCACAATACGAGCAGTATCGAAACGACGCAACGGATCGAACGGGAGAGTTGATCGCCGACACAGACGGGGGCACTCAAACGCTCGAGCGAGACGGAGTACCGATGATCGGTCAGTCACTCCCTCCGTCACTCGAGCGCGAAGGCTTCACACGAGTCGATGCCGCGTACTTTCGGAACGAACCCGTTTCGAAGCCGACGACGGCCTGGCGGGCCGGACTCTCACTCGCCGAGGTACACACCGGCTATGCAATCACGAGACCGGGTTCAGGACCAACCGAAGAATCAACCGACGAGAGAAGGGGATTGGCTGCAGAGATCACGGACGAGTTGCGTTCCGGTGACAGTGTGGTCGTCCTCGGGCCACCGGGCTCCGGAAAGAGCACCGTCTGTAAACAAGTGGCCTGTCAATGGTACGAAGAGGACCGAGGACCGGTTCTCTACCGTGCTGGCAATCACGACCAATCTATCAGCTCTATCGATGACCTCGTCGCGACTGTGACGAACGCGGACGGCCACGCACTCGTCGTTATAGAAGATGCCGTCCGTCCGAGCGCGAACGCCATTTTCGAGGCGCTCGAGCACCTCACCCATCACGACAGTGTCAGTGTCCTCCTCGACTCTCGTGAAAGCGAGTGGCGAGATCAACTGGCACCGGCGACCGATGTGTCGGCCCTCGAGATAACGTATGTTCCACGAATCGAGGCGAGGGACTGTGTGAAACTCGTCGACCACTTCGAACGAACGGTTGGACGGTCAGTCGAGGTCCCCACCGATCGGCTGTGGTCCGTGGTTCGAGACGAGGCCGTTACCGACGATGGCAAGACACACGAGATGCTCCGACTGATTCATCGACTCGCGACGTATGCCGATCCGCTGGCGGCGGAACCGACCGCACTCGAGGAGGAGGTGGCGAGCGTCTACGCCGACCTTTCGGCTGACGATCTGGCTCGATCGGTTTGTCTCCTGGTAAACACGCTCAATGCGGCGGGAATTCGTGTCAACCGTGGGCTCTGCTACGCTGTAGCCGGCGACGTGCGCACGGGAGGTGAGGGGAGCCAGTATGGGCCTGTCGATGACGCGCTCGATCAATTGTCTGGGCGAGTTCTCTTTCCCGGCCAAGATGGAGGCTACCGAATCGTTCACGAGGAGTGGTCGATGGTGTTCCTCCACCACATCCTCGACGTGGAGGGAGAAGAGGAGGCCGCAAAGCAGTTCGGCACCGTGGTGAGTGCGCTGTTGAGACTCGCCGAAGATCCTGAGCGCTATGAACGGATCGGACAGCAACTCGATGGCGACGGCCAGGTAGGGTTCACGCCAGCAATCGACGAGTCACCAACGTGGGCGGATGAGACGGTGAAAGCCATTTATGACCTGTGCAGACGGCGGTCGACGCTGACACCTCTCTTTGGTGATGGGGCTCACGATAGCATCGACCTCCCAGCAGCGTGTACAGGTTCGATCGCCGAGGAACGACCGCTCTGGCTCGGCGAGGCGTTCCTGACTGGCGGCTACTACGACCACGCAGAACGCGCCTTCGAACGCGTGCCCGACACCGATATCGCTGGGGCAAGAGACGGCCTCCTGGGCCTAGCTCGAGTGGCGTTCAAGCGCGGAGCCTACGACGAAGCGATTTCACATCACGAAACGGGACTGTCCACCGCTCGAACGCACGACGATCTGGTAGGTGAAGCACGACACCTCAAGGGCCTGGGGCTGGTCGAGTGGCGACTCGGTTCCTATGAGCGAGCGCGCGAATCTTTCGAGGCGTGCCAGGAGTGTGCACGCCAACTCGGTGATCGAAACCTCGCGTCGGTTGCCGACGCCAATCTCGGCGCGATTGCGTGGTCACAGGGCGCGTACGAACGCGCACGAGACCACTTCGAGGTGTTTCTCCAGTTTGCGCGTGACACCGGCGACCGAGCGGGAGAAGCGACCAGTCTCAATAACATTGGGTCCGTCGCGTATCACCAGGGCGCATACGACCGGGCCCAGAGCTACTTCGAGGAGAGCCTCACCATCAGGCGCGAAATTGGCTATCGATCCGGCGAGGCGAGTTGTCTCAACAACCTCGGACTCACGGCCTCCAAACGGGGCGCGACACAGGAAGCCGAAGACTTCCACGGTGCGGCTCTCGAAATCTCGACGACGATCGATCACTCGAGGGAGCGAGGACATAGCCTCTGGGGGCTCGGAATCGTCGCGAGAGAGCAAGAAGACTATCAGGCAGCCGATGCGTTCTTCGAGGAGGCCCTCGAGACTTTCGACGAGACGGGAAACCAGTCGTACATGGCCCGAACCAAATTGGAACGAGCGACTCTAGCCCTTGCCTGTGAGAACCTCTCGGAGGCACGCAAACAGACCGAAGAAGTGCTCGCTGTCGTCCGGAAACTCGAGGAAGACCACGTACGCGCCAGGTGTTTGAACCAACTTGGACGCATCGCCGCTGCAAACGGTAATCTCGAGGAGGCCACAGCCCACTGGCAGATTGCCCTCGAAGAATTCGAGGACCGCGATTCCTACGACCTGGCCTTGGAGACGCTCGAGTATCTCGTCGGGGCCAGCCTCGAGGAAGGCGACACGGACGAAGTCTCCAGATGGCTCGAGCGAGCACAGGAATTGCTCGGCGAAGCACCTGCTGTAACCTCCGACCTCCATTCTGAGTGGGTTGATCGGGAAATAAATACTATTAATTAA